The genomic segment GCGGATGATGCTGCACAGCTCGTCGGCGGCGCGGTCCAGGTGGTCGTTCACCACCAGGTAGTCGTAGCGCAGGGCCTGCTCCAGCTCGCCCCGGGCGTTGGCCAGGCGGCGCTCCACCACGTCGGGGGCGTCGAGGCCCCGGCCGGTGAGGCGCCGCCGCAGCTCGGCCCAGGAGGGGGGCAGCACGAACACCAGCACCGCCCCGGGTACCTTTTCGGCTATTTGAAGGGCGCCCTGGACGTCGATGTCCAGGAGCACGTCTTCCCCCCGGTCCAACCGGGCCCGCAAGGCCGGGAGGCTCGTCCCGTAGAGGTTCCCGTGGACCTCGGCCCACTCGGCAAAGCCCCCCTCCCGGACCATCGCCTCGAACGCCGGCCGGTCCACGAAGTGGTAGTCCACTGCGTCGGCTTCCCCCGCCCGGGGCGGACGCGTGGTGTGGGAAACGCTGAACCCCAGGGCCTCCACCCGGTTCCGCACCTCCCGCACCAGGGTGGACTTCCCCGCCCCCGAAGGGGCCGAGAGCACCAGGGGGATGCCGGCGGGCACCGGGGGCTCCTACTCCCACTCGATGGTGGCGGGGGGCTTGGACGAGATGTCGTACACCACCCGGTTGACCCCGCGCACCTCGTTGATGATCCGGTTTGACATGCGGGCGAGCACC from the Thermodesulfobacteriota bacterium genome contains:
- the gmk gene encoding guanylate kinase; its protein translation is MPAGIPLVLSAPSGAGKSTLVREVRNRVEALGFSVSHTTRPPRAGEADAVDYHFVDRPAFEAMVREGGFAEWAEVHGNLYGTSLPALRARLDRGEDVLLDIDVQGALQIAEKVPGAVLVFVLPPSWAELRRRLTGRGLDAPDVVERRLANARGELEQALRYDYLVVNDHLDRAADELCSIIRAERCRAARRRERVEELLAGEGG